The following coding sequences lie in one Alicyclobacillus curvatus genomic window:
- a CDS encoding APC family permease, producing MIVQSGDPTHGTGGFKRVLGLRQVLAIAIAAISPTTSVFLVYGAGLSSAGTGVFWAFIIGACIAISLAFCYAELGSVFPGAGGAYTIVRRALGRPMGFIAVLLFLVLGVVITASILVASATYLNSLVPQIPVNLAAVAMMVIVTWFSLERIGAASWVAMVMLIIELVVIIAFIVLAFAGANHPISFIFQPTTIDAHGHQTGIGMAGMLAAVVPALFAFNGYDWPLYFAEETIEPRRVLPRAVMIAVFASVIIEVLAVAAATLAIPNLGSILKSSAPLTDIAQSAAGHVGATILIIGVVIAMFDTGLSGNLAYARIYYDSARENSWPRPINRFFLSMNRHRVPKWGFVFLGVGNVLLCYFTSLNNLITFTGVIIVAIYLLIAISAIVSRYRNRSVERPFRMPLWPIPPLVAIVGVILALTQQAAGDVIKTAIIVVVAVVYWAAYLRLKKGSSGAN from the coding sequence ATGATTGTGCAAAGTGGAGATCCGACACATGGTACTGGCGGATTCAAGCGCGTACTCGGCTTACGACAAGTCCTTGCCATCGCGATTGCGGCCATCTCACCAACAACGTCAGTGTTTCTCGTCTACGGTGCTGGCCTTTCGTCTGCCGGTACCGGCGTGTTTTGGGCATTTATTATCGGTGCCTGCATCGCTATATCGCTGGCCTTTTGTTATGCGGAACTGGGCTCTGTGTTTCCCGGAGCCGGAGGCGCCTATACTATTGTTCGCCGCGCCCTGGGAAGACCGATGGGCTTTATTGCAGTGCTCCTCTTCTTGGTTCTCGGCGTGGTCATTACGGCGAGTATCTTAGTTGCTTCTGCAACCTATTTAAATTCTTTAGTTCCGCAGATCCCGGTGAATCTTGCCGCCGTCGCGATGATGGTTATCGTGACATGGTTTTCGTTAGAGCGGATCGGAGCTGCAAGTTGGGTGGCAATGGTGATGCTCATCATTGAACTGGTGGTCATTATCGCGTTCATCGTGTTGGCGTTTGCGGGCGCTAATCATCCAATCTCATTTATTTTTCAACCAACGACGATTGACGCGCATGGTCACCAAACCGGGATTGGCATGGCCGGAATGCTGGCTGCCGTGGTCCCAGCACTTTTCGCATTCAATGGCTACGATTGGCCTCTCTACTTTGCTGAGGAGACCATTGAACCACGGCGCGTCCTGCCGCGTGCGGTCATGATTGCCGTGTTCGCCTCCGTCATCATTGAGGTGTTGGCTGTTGCCGCGGCCACGCTCGCCATTCCGAACCTGGGAAGTATCCTGAAATCGAGCGCACCACTGACGGATATTGCGCAATCTGCAGCAGGGCACGTCGGAGCGACCATTTTAATTATTGGTGTCGTCATCGCGATGTTTGATACAGGACTCAGCGGAAATCTGGCCTATGCCCGCATCTATTACGACTCTGCCAGGGAGAACAGTTGGCCGCGACCGATTAACCGCTTCTTCTTAAGCATGAACCGGCACCGTGTTCCAAAGTGGGGATTTGTATTCCTTGGCGTAGGCAACGTCCTGCTCTGCTACTTCACTTCCTTGAACAACCTCATCACATTCACGGGCGTTATTATCGTCGCAATCTATTTGCTCATTGCCATTTCTGCGATTGTCAGTCGATATAGAAATCGATCCGTCGAACGGCCATTTCGGATGCCGTTGTGGCCGATTCCGCCGCTGGTTGCCATTGTCGGCGTGATACTGGCGCTAACACAGCAAGCGGCCGGCGATGTCATCAAAACAGCCATCATCGTTGTTGTCGCGGTCGTTTATTGGGCTGCTTACCTACGGCTCAAAAAGGGAAGCAGTGGGGCAAATTGA